In Abyssisolibacter fermentans, the genomic stretch CAAATAATAATATGATGACTTTTGATGAATTTACAAAAGCTATGGTTTCAAGTGATCTCAAAGTATTACAGAGTATTATGCCTTATAGAATGTTAATGTTTGAGTAGTTGAATACTTCTTTTATTTGTAAGATGAAGATAAAAGAAGTATATAATTTTTTAGAAGGACGTTCGTACCCAACATCACCTACGAAGAAGGGTTTCGAAGGTCCGGATCAGAGACGCCGGAAATACAAAAGTTAAGTGACATTGGTCGCAAGAGCCGTCAAGTTTTGAGTCATAAATGGATTATTAGAAGGTTAAAAATCATTGATCAATTTTAAAAGCTCCCATTGGACAGTATGAAATACATTTTTTACATTTGATACATTTATCGTAATCTATTGTTGGAGCTTTATAACCTCTTTGTATGATAGCATCTACAGGGCAAACTTTTACAGAAGGGCAAGGATGATTTTGAGGACATCTAACTTTATCAACTATTATTTTCATACAAATACCTCCGAATTTTGTAGTAAGCTATAGTTATTATATCCTTGTGTATAATAAGTATTCACGTTTAATCATTAATAAAAAAGTAATGATTGATATCAAAAGTTAATCTGAATTTTGGTACTATTCTAAATCAGAAACTTCATTTAACAGAACCAAATCATTAAGAAAGCATGTAGAAATTGAAGAATAAAAGTTAGATTTATTTGAGAAAAATGGATTTATTGTTATAGAATGGGGTGGGACAGAATTTAGTTAAGGTATAAGTTAGTGGATCAAGTAAAATAAATGAAGTATACACTATAAGTATTCTGTATTATTCCTTATACTAATATTATACCATATTTTAGGCAAAAAATATAGACTTACAATTTGTGGAACATTCCTTTATAATAGATTTATACTATTTATAAAGGTGGGATAATATGAATAAGTACGAGGAAAATAGAAATTTTATGAAATCAAAAATATGTGATACTGATTATAAATTGTTTTCTGATATGGCACTCGGAGTTCCACAACCACGATTTCAGAAAACCATTCCTGAAAATGCACTAATTATAAACTTACCTGAAATCAATTCAGAAACAGCACCTAAAGCAGACTTCTTTACATGCACATGTAGTAGAATTAGTAGGAGACTGTATTCTGATAAATCCATGTCACTATTTGAGTTATCGTTTCTTTTATGGTGTACACAAGGGGTTAAAAAGGTAATAGGCGGTTATAGGAGGTATATAAAAGACGGTTCAGGCAGGAACTATTTACGTCCAGTAGCCGTAGCTGGAAATTCATATGAAACATATCTTTCTATAAATAATGTAGAAGGAGTTAAAAATGGAATATGGAGATACTTGCCGTTATCACATCAAATTGTATTTTTAAAGAGTGTAGAAAATTTGCAAGCTAGAATTTCTGATACATTTACAAATCCAAGTCAGAATCAAAGTTATACTTCTAAAGCCGCAGTTGTTTTCTTCTGGGCATGTACTCCCTATAAAGGTGAGTGGGCAGGGAGAGAGACTTCGCATAAGAATATGCTTCTGGAATTAGGTTATATATCTCATCAATTATATTTAGCTACTGAAGTTTTGGGATGTGGATGTTGTGCAATAGGTGGTTATTATCAGGAAAAAGCAGATGAACTTATAGGAGTTGATGGTATAGATGAATTTACTGTTTTATGTTCATCTGTAGGATATGTATTACCTGAAGAAAAAAAATGGGTAGATAGATATCCAGATGTTCGTATAAATCCTGACTTTTACAAATAGTTAGGTCATAATATTCTTAATATCTGAATTAATAGGTTCGCGTATCCTTGCACGAAAAAGACAGGAATATGTTTTGGTTAAGTAAAATGCTTAATATCATAAATAGAAATTTGTAGGAGGTAAGGGATATGAAGTTAATAAGAAATACTCTATTATGGTTATATGTCAATTTATTTATGGTTATCTTGTTAATAGTTAGTTTATTAAGTGCATTAATAAAAGGTAATATGGGAAATTGGATTCAATGGTTATTAATAATTGTGATTACTATTTCTAACATATTGAATATGATATTTGCAGTAAAAAATATTATTAATACATGTCGATTTTATAAAAATAGAGAATACAATTCTTTACGGAAACATATGAAAACTTTAAAATTAGGGATAATTCCATATTTTATTTTAAATTTTATTATATATTTCTTAATATTCATGATTTTCTTTACTGCTTCTCGCGGTATAATAATATTTTCACCAATCCCACTACTTTTTTTGATTCCTATTTTTTTTACATATCTCATCGTGCTATTTACATCATGTTATGGAATAGGTTTTGTATTAATTTTAGGAAGAGAAAAGAAAATAAAACGAGGAATGCAGATTATTCATTTTTTACTACAAATGTGTTTTGTTTTAGATGTAATTGATACAATAATTTTACTCATTAAATATAAAGTTGAAGGAGAAACTTATAAAAATTAATAATATTTTATATAAATATTTAACTAACATAAAGAAAATATTTATGCTGGATAAAACATTTAAAAATATTAGAATGGTCTTCGAAGTTGAGTGAGGTAACGTTAGATAACAAATGAACCTAAGATAGGAGGATAAAAATATGTATGGAGTATTAGCTTATTTTGATAGTGAGACGGAAAAATATTTTAAAAACTTATGGCAACAATTAGTTGATAACAACATTTCATACTATTCAGAAGAAGTAAAAGATAGAAGACCTCATATTACCATTGCTGATTATAATAAGTTAGACGAAAAGAAGTTTATTAAAGATATGGACAAGTTCTATAATTCGAAACCTAAAATCCAAGTTACTTTAAGTGTTTTAGGAACCTTTTTGAACTCAGGAACATTATTTATTGCTCCAACCTTATCTAAAGAATTATTAAATTTTCATAATAGATATCACGAATATTTTGAACAGTATAATGATGAACCAAGTTCGTTTTATCTTCCCGATAAATGGATTCCACATTGCACTATTGCTAACAGATTAAGTCAGAAAAAATTGTTAGATGCATTTAATTATTGTTCGCAAAATATAGGTATTATTAAAGCACAAATAAGTGAATTAACTTTGATAAAAATAAAAAATGAAATTAATAATAGTCATGAAGTTTCTATTGTTTTTTCAAAAATATTTCTATAATTTTAGTATAGAAAGCTTAGAGGTGATTTTTAATGAACTATGAAGATAAGGATTTTTGGCTATTATTAGATAAACTAGTTAAAGAATCTGAGATAATAATAGATAGACCAAAAGGAAGTAGACATCCACGCTACCCTGATTTTATTTATAAAGTTGATTATGGTTACTTAAATGGAACATCTTCACAAGATGGTGATGGTATTGATATTTGGGTAGGCAGTAATAC encodes the following:
- a CDS encoding DUF362 domain-containing protein encodes the protein MKIIVDKVRCPQNHPCPSVKVCPVDAIIQRGYKAPTIDYDKCIKCKKCISYCPMGAFKIDQ
- a CDS encoding SagB/ThcOx family dehydrogenase is translated as MNKYEENRNFMKSKICDTDYKLFSDMALGVPQPRFQKTIPENALIINLPEINSETAPKADFFTCTCSRISRRLYSDKSMSLFELSFLLWCTQGVKKVIGGYRRYIKDGSGRNYLRPVAVAGNSYETYLSINNVEGVKNGIWRYLPLSHQIVFLKSVENLQARISDTFTNPSQNQSYTSKAAVVFFWACTPYKGEWAGRETSHKNMLLELGYISHQLYLATEVLGCGCCAIGGYYQEKADELIGVDGIDEFTVLCSSVGYVLPEEKKWVDRYPDVRINPDFYK
- a CDS encoding 2'-5' RNA ligase family protein — translated: MYGVLAYFDSETEKYFKNLWQQLVDNNISYYSEEVKDRRPHITIADYNKLDEKKFIKDMDKFYNSKPKIQVTLSVLGTFLNSGTLFIAPTLSKELLNFHNRYHEYFEQYNDEPSSFYLPDKWIPHCTIANRLSQKKLLDAFNYCSQNIGIIKAQISELTLIKIKNEINNSHEVSIVFSKIFL
- a CDS encoding inorganic pyrophosphatase, coding for MNYEDKDFWLLLDKLVKESEIIIDRPKGSRHPRYPDFIYKVDYGYLNGTSSQDGDGIDIWVGSNTEKKIDAIICIVDIVKKDSEIKILFGCTEKEKEIVYKTHNETEFMKGIMIRR
- a CDS encoding DUF6652 family protein; translation: MKLIRNTLLWLYVNLFMVILLIVSLLSALIKGNMGNWIQWLLIIVITISNILNMIFAVKNIINTCRFYKNREYNSLRKHMKTLKLGIIPYFILNFIIYFLIFMIFFTASRGIIIFSPIPLLFLIPIFFTYLIVLFTSCYGIGFVLILGREKKIKRGMQIIHFLLQMCFVLDVIDTIILLIKYKVEGETYKN